GTTAATTTGTTCGGTCGTTTTGAAGGTTGTCTCAGATGCACTTCCAGGCGGTAATTCTACGTTAATATTCACGTAACTTTGGTCTTGAGCGGGTAAGAACTCAGTTCCGATAAAAGGAATAGCTGATAATGAGATCAAAAGAAGAATGATTGTGCCTACGATCAGTCTTTTAGGATATCGAATCGCTTTCCTAAGTAAGTAAACGTAACGTCTCTGAAAAGTAAGGAACCTACTCGTAACAGCTACTTTTTTCTGCTCCTTCGTTAATAAATTAGAAGAGAGTAATGGAACGATAATCAGTGCAGTCACTAAAGATGATGCGAGTGCAAAGGAAACGCTTAATGCTAACGGTTTAAATAGTTGAGCAGCAAGACCATCAACGAAAATGATCGGCAAGAATACGACAACTGTTGTAAGAGTGGAAGCTATGACAGCACCACCAACCTCGGTTGTACCTTTAATTGCAGCTTCTTTTAGTGCCATCCCTTTTTCCTTCAAACGGTATATACTTTCAAGAATTACAATTGAGTTATCTACAATCATTCCTACACCTAGTGCTAAACCGCCTAATGTAAGGATGTTGAGGGTCTGTCCAGAAAAATACATGAAAATGAAAGCGGTCATAACAGAAATGGGAATAGAGAAGCCGATAATGAATGTGCTTCTCATATTTCGTAAGAAGAGATATAGAACACCAGCTGCAAGAAAGCTACCTAATATCATGTTAATCAAAACAGCTCTTATAGATTGCTTAATAAATTTAGCTTGATTAAAAATCGTTTCTAATTGGACCTCTTCTGATAATTCCATTCTTTCAATTTTATTTTCAATCTTATTTGCGACTGAAACTGTATTCTCTCCTGATTGTTTCAGTATTGATATTCCAATACTCGGTTTGCCGTTTAAATAGCTGATCTGATCAGTGGATGCAGTTGTTTCAACGATATCTACAAGATTGTCCAATTGGACTACACCTTTTTGGGTAGGGATAGACAGTTGTTTAAGTTCGGTAATCGAGTCGAATTCTCCAAATACTCTAATTGGGAATTCTAGCCCTTTGTCTTTAATCTTTCCACTAGGTAAAGTGATATTTTCGCCAGCTAAGATTTGTCTTAATTGATCAATAGTTAAACCATGGTCCTTTAGTATAGTTGGATTTACCGATATATTGACTACCTTTTCTGTTCCACCTTCAATTGTAACAGCGGCAACACCTTCTACTGAATCTAATTGAGGCTTGATTTCATTTTCGACTAACTTTTTTGCAGAAACAAGATCCCCATCAGGGGCCTGTATGCCCAATCTCACGATAGGAAGGTCATTTGGATTAAATCTGAGAACTCTAGGTTTTGGGGCATCACTTGGTAACTGGTCACGTATCGCATCTAACTGTTCTCTCATTTTCAGTGAGGCAAAGTCCATATCGGTACCCCATGTATAGGAAACAATAATGAGTGCACCACCTGTCCTTGAAACAGATGATACACTTTCAACATTGGGGATCGTTCCCATCATATTTTCAATTGGAGTGGCAAGGAGCTTTTCAACTTCTTCTGGGCTAGCCCCTTCATATGTAACGGTCACAGCTGCAACAGGAAATGTTAAATCAGGAAACAGATCTACGGGAGTATTTCTAACACTAACAGCGCCTATAATGAGCATGAAAAGGATGACCATGCCCATTGCTATAGGTCTAAATACGGAAAGTTTCGTTATTTTCAAGGATACCACTCACTTTTTCGTGCTGATTTTCGAACGATTTGTTAATTGATATTTGCCTTCTGTCACGACAACATCATTTACTGATAAACCTTTTGATATTTGGCTAACTGTATTTCCTTGTACTTTGAGTGTGATTGGCTGTTTGATTGCTCGCCCATCTTCAACAAGGAATACATATGTTTGATTACCTTCAAAAAGGAGGGCGTTATTCGAAACCGTTATTGCTTCAGGTGCGGATTGAATATTGATCGTCCCAGTTACGATTGATTCAGATTTAATCGTTTTCTTGAAAGGTTTAAGAGGGACTGTAAGTGTATACGTATTTGTTTCTTTGTTTGGTTTGTCGGTAATTGTCTTAATGGTAGTGTTAAAGGGATCTTTGATCTCTTCAAATGTTAATCGAATATCCATTCCTTTCTTGATGGATTTAATTTGGAAAGCATTGATTGGAAATACTGCGTTCAGGTTGGATTCACTTGAGACAATCGCCAATGGATTACCTGGGATTGCTGGCATGCCTTCACTCGCATTTAGTTGATTAATGGTTCCAGTTATAGGGGACGTTATTTTTGTTGCTTGTAACGCATTCTTGGCTTCCTGTACACCTTTGCGTGCTTGTACCAGTTGACTGTCGATCAGTGGAAGTGCACTCGATGTAATAGATGTATTAGAATTAGATAACTGTTTTAGTTGTTTTAGAAAGCTATTCACATTTCCAATTGGAATGTCAGCTTCAATCTGATCAGGTATTTCAATTTCTTCTAGTTGTTTTATAGTATCATCAATCACGTTGTTGATTTCAGCTTGAGTCGACCGTTGCTCCTGTATTGTGTTATTTAACTGATTCCGTGAATTTTCAAGTGCAGTTACTGCAGATTGAGCTTGATTAAGCTGTTGCCTGATTTGGGAATCATCTAATGTCATGATTAGATCGCCTTCTTGAACAGTATCTCCATTCTCAACCGAAATCTGAGTGATTTCTGCAGGAACAGAAGATGTAATAGGGACTTGTTCAGAAGGTATTGCTTTTCCAACTATTTCGATTCTGTTTGTAAAGGTTTCTTTCTTAACTGTATCAGTT
This Pseudalkalibacillus berkeleyi DNA region includes the following protein-coding sequences:
- a CDS encoding efflux RND transporter permease subunit encodes the protein MKITKLSVFRPIAMGMVILFMLIIGAVSVRNTPVDLFPDLTFPVAAVTVTYEGASPEEVEKLLATPIENMMGTIPNVESVSSVSRTGGALIIVSYTWGTDMDFASLKMREQLDAIRDQLPSDAPKPRVLRFNPNDLPIVRLGIQAPDGDLVSAKKLVENEIKPQLDSVEGVAAVTIEGGTEKVVNISVNPTILKDHGLTIDQLRQILAGENITLPSGKIKDKGLEFPIRVFGEFDSITELKQLSIPTQKGVVQLDNLVDIVETTASTDQISYLNGKPSIGISILKQSGENTVSVANKIENKIERMELSEEVQLETIFNQAKFIKQSIRAVLINMILGSFLAAGVLYLFLRNMRSTFIIGFSIPISVMTAFIFMYFSGQTLNILTLGGLALGVGMIVDNSIVILESIYRLKEKGMALKEAAIKGTTEVGGAVIASTLTTVVVFLPIIFVDGLAAQLFKPLALSVSFALASSLVTALIIVPLLSSNLLTKEQKKVAVTSRFLTFQRRYVYLLRKAIRYPKRLIVGTIILLLISLSAIPFIGTEFLPAQDQSYVNINVELPPGSASETTFKTTEQINRALDSIAGIDLYYVTIGGSNDFSIQAGSNNNKAMYSILLQPISDRDKSDTQVAEQIRNKLKGIEEAEISVQASDSGLSDSPVSLEISGPDLRTLEAISTDIRNEISKVDGIREIESNYETGNPLIEIEVNRKIAASYGLTSAQVAQSIESATTGKVATAFNRSGNQVDVRVQVDPSTLESVKDLEDLQIEAPSGELIELGKITEIKRGNGPSQINRTDRLREIRVTASILDRDLGNVVNDVKESVKNNVSLPPGYEVSFGGQNQQMNDAFFKLGGALALAIVLIYMVMAGQFESFFYPFIIMFSIPLTVIGILFGLLVTGQPFGVGSLVGILILTGIVVNNAIVLVDYINQLKQSGMHTSIAIVRAGKARLRPILMTALTTILGLIPLMIGIGEGTEIQQPMAIVIVFGLTFGTLISLLFIPVIYLQFDRLKERRKERKKQVDL
- a CDS encoding efflux RND transporter periplasmic adaptor subunit, giving the protein MKIHMLSLFLLLLLLSACAEEKITSDNASSNAIPVETDTVKKETFTNRIEIVGKAIPSEQVPITSSVPAEITQISVENGDTVQEGDLIMTLDDSQIRQQLNQAQSAVTALENSRNQLNNTIQEQRSTQAEINNVIDDTIKQLEEIEIPDQIEADIPIGNVNSFLKQLKQLSNSNTSITSSALPLIDSQLVQARKGVQEAKNALQATKITSPITGTINQLNASEGMPAIPGNPLAIVSSESNLNAVFPINAFQIKSIKKGMDIRLTFEEIKDPFNTTIKTITDKPNKETNTYTLTVPLKPFKKTIKSESIVTGTINIQSAPEAITVSNNALLFEGNQTYVFLVEDGRAIKQPITLKVQGNTVSQISKGLSVNDVVVTEGKYQLTNRSKISTKK